Part of the Pseudomonas baltica genome is shown below.
GAAGGCGACGCTGTCGGCGACCTTGCTCTGAGTCTTGTCGATGACGAACGAGCCGGCCACGCTGGCGTCGACCCAGATCGCGCACTTGCCACTGTTGAACAGCGCCAGATTCTCGTTGAAACCGTTGCTCGAAGCCCCGGGCGGGCCGGATTTCTTCATGGTGTCGACATAGAAGTTCAGCGCTTTTTTCCACGGCTCGGTGTTGAATTGCGGCTGCCACTTCTCATCGAACCAGCGCCCGCCGTAACTGTTGGCCATGGTGGTGATGAGCGCGATGTTCTCGCCCCAGCCGGCTTTGCCGCGCAGGCAGATACCGTATTGTTCCTTGCTCGGATCGTTGAGCTTGCTGGCGAAATCGGCGATCTGCTCCCAGGTCGGGCGCTCCGGCATGGTCAGCCCGGCTGCCTTGAACAGATCGGTACGGTAGTAGGTCATGGAGCTTTCGGCATAGAACGGCAGGGCGTACAGGGTGCCCTTGACGGACAGGCCCTCGCGCACCGAGGGGAACACGTCGTCCAGATCGTAGGTGGCGGGCAGATCGGTCATGGGCTCGAGCCAGCCCTTGGCGCCCCAGAGTGCAGCTTCGTACATGCCGATGGTCAACACGTCGAATTGACCGCCCTGGGTGGCGATATCAGTCGTCAGGCGTTGACGCAGGACGTTTTCTTCAAGCACCACCCAGTTGAGCTTGATGTCCGGGTGCTGTTGTTCGAAGGTCTTGGACAGGCGCTGCATGCGGATCATGTCGCTGTTGTTGACCGTGGCGATGGTCAAGGTATCGGCGGCAGAGGCGCTGAGGCTGAACGCACTGGCGGTCAGGCCCAGGCAGGCAATGGCAAGCAGCGTTTTTGCGGGAGTGTGCATCGTGCGTCTCCTCATCGGTACCCAAAGGGCCCGATTCAGTGGTTTTTGTTTTTGTTGTCCTGCGCAATGGCAAGCATCTGCCGCTGATTACAGCCCCGAATGGAGCGTTTGGCAACGC
Proteins encoded:
- a CDS encoding sugar ABC transporter substrate-binding protein; the protein is MHTPAKTLLAIACLGLTASAFSLSASAADTLTIATVNNSDMIRMQRLSKTFEQQHPDIKLNWVVLEENVLRQRLTTDIATQGGQFDVLTIGMYEAALWGAKGWLEPMTDLPATYDLDDVFPSVREGLSVKGTLYALPFYAESSMTYYRTDLFKAAGLTMPERPTWEQIADFASKLNDPSKEQYGICLRGKAGWGENIALITTMANSYGGRWFDEKWQPQFNTEPWKKALNFYVDTMKKSGPPGASSNGFNENLALFNSGKCAIWVDASVAGSFVIDKTQSKVADSVAFTYAPHQVTDKGSAWLYSWSLGIPTSSKEKPAAKAFAAWATSKEYAELVAKTDGAANVPPGTRKSTYTDAYMKAAPFANITLESLKVADPSKPSVDPVPYIGIQLVTIPEFQGIGTSVGKLFSAALTGQTTADQALAAAQTSTERDMKRAGYPK